In a single window of the Populus alba chromosome 16, ASM523922v2, whole genome shotgun sequence genome:
- the LOC118033177 gene encoding calmodulin-binding protein 25 has protein sequence MASSENLASLEPWNMMFRPSLSDCWISEAYARDTETLTRALQKSLFNNIDDIPINTSTNDNSSNSFSIAETFSSNSINPFTGLIETAPPTPTPSNVSGSDPETAGVTKRNRNPVPGATGKVSKRKSRASKRSQTTFITADPANFRQMVQQVTGVRFNSSQVSMVPVLKPEPQRLGGRLQGGSGCLPTLDTSAFLLDHHQQQVVMGSASGSSPGSGPISFTQQPMMGDVGVGSGGGIDFDTFSSFPTLESWKVV, from the coding sequence ATGGCATCATCGGAGAACTTGGCAAGTCTTGAGCCATGGAATATGATGTTTAGGCCAAGTTTGTCAGATTGTTGGATTTCCGAAGCTTATGCTCGAGACACGGAAACTCTAACAAGAGCCCTCCAAAAATCCCTCTTTAACAATATAGATGATATCCCCATAAACACCAGCACCAATGATAACAGCTCTAACTCTTTCTCCATCGCCGAAACgttttcttcaaattcaatCAACCCGTTTACCGGCCTAATCGAGACGGCACCCCCGACTCCGACGCCCTCAAACGTTTCTGGGTCGGACCCGGAAACGGCTGGGGTCACGAAACGCAATCGAAACCCTGTGCCGGGGGCTACCGGGAAGGTCTCGAAACGTAAGTCAAGGGCTTCGAAACGGTCTCAGACCACTTTTATTACAGCGGATCCGGCTAATTTTAGACAGATGGTGCAACAGGTTACCGGTGTTAGATTCAATAGCTCGCAGGTTTCAATGGTTCCTGTTTTGAAGCCTGAGCCACAGAGGCTCGGTGGCCGGTTGCAAGGGGGTAGTGGGTGCTTACCCACTCTTGATACGTCGGCGTTTCTGCTTGATCACCATCAACAGCAGGTGGTCATGGGGTCAGCTTCTGGTTCTAGTCCTGGGTCTGGCCCAATTTCTTTTACACAGCAGCCCATGATGGGTGATGTTGGTGTTGGTTCTGGTGGTGGCATAGATTTTGACACTTTCTCTAGTTTTCCCACTCTAGAGTCATGGAAAGTTgtgtga